The following coding sequences lie in one Xiphophorus maculatus strain JP 163 A chromosome 4, X_maculatus-5.0-male, whole genome shotgun sequence genomic window:
- the hdc gene encoding histidine decarboxylase, with protein MQVEEYNRRGKELVDYITKYLSSIRERRVIPDVKPGYMRELLPEAAPTEPEDWEDIFNDVEKVIMPGMVHWQSPHMHAYYPSLTSWPSMLGDMLADAINCVGFSWASSPACTELEMNMMDWLCKALGLPFFFLHHHPDSMGGGLLQSTVSEGTLVALLAARKDKILQLKTELDQEVDDSVLNSTLVAYASDQAHSSVEKAGLIALVKIRFLPADEKLSLRGETLQQAIQEDRRRGLVPFMLCSTLGTTGVCAFDKLSELGPICEEEGLWLHVDAAYAGSAYFCPELRWSLEGIEFAQSFVFNPSKWMMVHFDCTAFWVKNKHKLQQTFSVDPVYLRHENSRAATDFMHWQIPLSRRFRSLKLWFVMRSFGLKNLQAHVRHGIEMAKLLESHIRSDPNFEVPAERHLGLVVFCLKGGNALTQELLRRLTRSGTMYLIPAEIHTKRIIRFTVTSQFTTADDILKDWAFISKTATTLLTEKHGFNKADQLRSGEPKAAGKEENPDPHLDAMADEKEDVVTQLEKAQIDLWIDKAWNRPRRPMRSLSCSSEPLPYWALFSFDCETTPGLKDGAHGLPVPSATESSPVSTLAEMPSSLPGKQVLKKLTKFYSVPSFCNQWAQCSRHPVNCPLKVAHASQKPLSSSCRRVNCMLSSPAANMPSTSPLESANGAEPQ; from the exons ATGCAGGTTGAGGAATACAATCGCAGAG GTAAGGAGCTGGTGGACTACATCACAAAGTACCTGAGCTCTATCAGGGAGAGGAGAGTCATCCCAGACGTGAAGCCCGGCTACATGAGGGAGCTGCTTCCTGAAGCTGCGCCCACCGAACCGGAGGACTGGGAGGACATCTTCAACGACGTTGAGAAAGTCATCATGCCTGGG ATGGTTCACTGGCAGAGCCCTCACATGCACGCCTATTACCCCAGTCTGACCTCATGGCCCTCCATGTTGGGGGACATGTTAGCCGACGCCATCAATTGTGTGGGATTCAGTTGG GCCTCCAGCCCAGCCTGCACAGAGCTGGAAATGAATATGATGGACTGGTTGTGCAAAGCGCTGGgtcttccctttttcttcctGCATCATCATCCTGACAGCATGGGTGGAGGTCTGCTGCAG AGCACAGTCAGTGAGGGGACACTAGTTGCTCTTCTGGCGGCTCGGAAGGACAAAATCCTGCAGCTGAAGACCGAGCTGGACCAGGAAGTGGACGACTCTGTTCTCAACTCAACACTGGTGGCCTACGCTTCAGACCAG GCCCATTCGTCAGTCGAGAAGGCAGGTCTGATCGCTCTGGTGAAGATCAGGTTTCTCCCCGCAGACGAGAAGCTGTCTCTGAGAGGAGAAACTCTGCAGCAAGCCATTCAAGAGGACAGGAGACGGGGCCTCGTTCCTTTCATG CTGTGTTCAACTCTAGGAACGACAGGAGTGTGTGCATTCGACAAGCTCTCCGAACTGGGACCAATCT gtGAAGAAGAGGGACTCTGGCTTCATGTTGATGCTGCCTATGCCGGCTCAGCCTACTTCTGTCCGGAGCTACGCTGGTCCCTGGAGGGCATTGAGTTCGCACAGTCTTTTGTTTTCAACCCTTCTAAGTGGATGATGGTTCACTTTGACTGCACAGCTTTCTG GGTAAAGAACAAACATAAACTCCAGCAGACCTTCAGTGTGGATCCCGTCTACCTCAGACATGAAAACTCGAGGGCAGCCACAGACTTTATG CACTGGCAAATTCCCCTCAGCCGGCGTTTCCGATCTCTGAAGCTTTGGTTCGTCATGCGCTCCTTTGGGCTGAAAAACCTCCAGGCTCATGTCAGACAT ggcATTGAGATGGCGAAACTCTTGGAGTCTCACATAAGGAGTGACCCAAATTTTGAGGTTCCCGCTGAGAGACACCTTGGCTTGGTGGTTTTCTGTCTGAAA GGAGGAAACGCTTTGACCCAGGAGCTGCTGAGGAGACTGACCCGTTCTGGCACCATGTACCTCATCCCAGCAGAAATCCACACAAAACGCATCATTCGGTTCACAGTGACTTCACAGTTCACCACGGCAGATGACATCCTCAAGGACTGGGCCTTTATTTCTAAAACTGCTACCACTCTGCTCACTGAGAAGCACGGCTTCAACAAAGCTGACCAGCTGAGATCCGGCGAGCCAAAGGCGGCAGGGAAAGAAGAGAATCCAGATCCCCACCTGGACGCCATGGCTGACGAAAAGGAAGATGTTGTCACCCAGCTAGAGAAAGCTCAGATAGATCTGTGGATCGACAAAGCTTGGAATCGACCCAGAAGGCCGATGCGCtccctcagctgcagcagcgagCCCCTGCCCTACTGGGCGCTGTTTAGCTTTGACTGTGAAACGACACCTGGTCTGAAGGATGGAGCACACGGCCTCCCCGTGCCGTCAGCCACAGAATCCAGCCCTGTGTCGACACTCGCCGAGATGCCTTCAAGTCTTCCGGGGAAGCAGGTCCTGAAAAAGCTTACAAAGTTCTACAGTGTTCCCAGTTTCTGCAACCAGTGGGCCCAGTGCAGCAGACACCCGGTAAACTGCCCTCTGAAGGTCGCGCACGCCAGTCAAAAACCcctctcctccagctgcaggaGGGTGAACTGCATGCTCTCTTCTCCTGCTGCAAACATGCCTTCTACCTCGCCACTGGAAAGTGCCAATGGTGCTGAACCTCAATAA